A single Corallococcus silvisoli DNA region contains:
- the hslU gene encoding ATP-dependent protease ATPase subunit HslU encodes MAESRKLSAFTPREVVSELDRYIVGQNDAKRAVAIALRNRWRRQQVSDDLRDEIYPKNIIMIGPTGVGKTEIARRLAKLSQAPFVKVEASKFTEVGYVGRDVESMIRDLVEAAIALVREEETEKVKPRAEELAEDRLMDLLKNGGQSRTPSSPPFGFSPPPAPTPSPLGDSEREKLRAQLRAGTLDDQTVEVETSESSPTFMRNFSGQGMEEIGVNLQDLFKNMPGMKNTRKRRLRVPEALQVLRAEEAQKLVDPDRVQREAVLRAESSGIVFIDEIDKIASREGGKGGGGPDVSREGVQRDILPIVEGSAVNTKYGQVKTDHMLFIAAGAFHVSKPADLIPELQGRFPIRVELEALSGEDLVRILREPKNSLMRQYTALLATEGVRLSFTEDAVAEIARIAQQANERTQNIGARRLHTVLERLLDEVSFTASELGPRDFQVDGAYVRDRLAAIVQDEDLSRYIL; translated from the coding sequence GTGGCCGAATCGCGCAAGTTGTCCGCCTTCACGCCTCGCGAGGTCGTCAGCGAGCTGGACCGTTACATCGTCGGCCAGAACGACGCCAAGCGCGCAGTGGCCATCGCCCTGCGCAACCGGTGGCGCCGCCAGCAGGTTTCCGATGACCTTCGCGATGAAATCTATCCGAAGAACATCATCATGATCGGCCCCACCGGCGTGGGGAAGACGGAGATCGCCCGCCGCCTGGCGAAGCTGTCCCAGGCCCCTTTCGTCAAGGTGGAGGCCAGCAAGTTCACCGAAGTGGGCTACGTGGGCCGCGACGTCGAGTCGATGATCCGCGACCTCGTGGAGGCCGCCATCGCGCTCGTGCGCGAAGAGGAGACGGAGAAGGTCAAGCCGCGCGCGGAGGAGCTGGCCGAGGACCGGCTGATGGACCTGCTCAAGAACGGCGGCCAGTCGCGCACCCCCTCGTCGCCGCCCTTCGGCTTCTCCCCGCCGCCGGCGCCTACGCCCTCGCCACTGGGAGACAGCGAGCGGGAGAAGCTGCGCGCCCAGCTGCGCGCCGGCACGCTGGATGATCAGACCGTGGAGGTGGAGACGAGCGAGAGCTCGCCCACGTTCATGCGCAACTTCAGTGGCCAGGGCATGGAGGAGATCGGCGTCAACCTCCAGGACCTGTTCAAGAACATGCCGGGCATGAAGAACACCCGGAAGCGCCGCCTGCGCGTGCCCGAGGCGCTTCAGGTGCTGCGCGCGGAGGAGGCCCAGAAGCTGGTGGATCCGGACCGCGTCCAGCGCGAGGCCGTGCTGCGCGCCGAGTCCAGCGGCATCGTCTTCATCGACGAAATCGACAAGATCGCCAGCCGCGAGGGTGGCAAGGGCGGCGGGGGGCCGGACGTCTCGCGCGAGGGCGTGCAGCGCGACATCCTGCCCATCGTGGAGGGCTCCGCCGTCAACACCAAGTACGGCCAGGTGAAGACGGACCACATGCTCTTCATCGCCGCGGGCGCCTTCCACGTCTCCAAGCCGGCGGACCTCATCCCGGAGCTCCAAGGCCGCTTCCCCATCCGCGTGGAGCTGGAGGCGCTCTCCGGTGAGGACCTGGTGCGCATCCTGCGCGAGCCGAAGAACTCGCTCATGCGCCAGTACACCGCGCTGCTCGCCACGGAAGGGGTGCGCCTGTCCTTCACGGAAGACGCCGTGGCGGAGATCGCCCGCATCGCCCAGCAGGCCAACGAGCGCACGCAGAACATTGGCGCTCGCCGGCTGCACACCGTGCTGGAGCGGCTCCTGGACGAGGTGTCCTTCACCGCCAGCGAACTGGGCCCGCGCGACTTCCAGGTGGACGGCGCCTATGTGCGCGACCGCCTGGCCGCCATCGTCCAGGACGAGGACTTGTCGCGCTACATCCTCTAG
- a CDS encoding tetratricopeptide repeat protein — protein sequence MTLSAPNPIVGLGGRTDHIATVPHLDPARLHLSPEEGSVLALVGRVERIDAVLSRSSLGEARTIAVLLSLRAKGAIVPARVVQRATPAAPSLDAAMAEEVDLEPEQKREIIDLERSLDGMDHHAVLGVPRGATAQEVKQAYYNASRRFHPDRYFGKNLGSFRARLERIFKRLTDAHNALSRQEPPRPPAAAPPQAAPPPQAARPAPPAPPVPGRRPTAESFAAVTPPPPAEPPPPAPEDPESEARRAERQARFARHPYMARSHKLTELIARGKAATARGDFERAYQDFNHVLGLDPKNREVASLLVDARRKHDLHRAQTEVERGQELEMRGDFSGAQAAYKLAVSLNGDHPEASYQAARVGRELAQDPQEVRALAQRAVELKPGRADYQLLLAQVLLVAGQKKQAKHHFEEAVRLDPDNAEARAALKKLRWTFS from the coding sequence GTGACCTTGAGCGCGCCCAACCCCATCGTCGGCCTGGGGGGCAGGACCGACCACATCGCGACCGTGCCCCACCTGGATCCGGCCCGCCTCCACCTCAGTCCGGAGGAGGGCTCGGTGCTGGCGCTGGTGGGCCGCGTCGAACGCATCGACGCGGTGCTGTCCCGCTCGTCGTTGGGCGAGGCCCGCACCATCGCCGTGCTGCTCTCCCTGCGCGCCAAGGGCGCCATCGTCCCGGCCCGCGTGGTGCAACGCGCCACGCCCGCCGCGCCCTCGCTGGATGCCGCGATGGCCGAGGAAGTGGACCTGGAGCCCGAGCAGAAGCGCGAGATCATCGACCTGGAGCGCTCGCTGGACGGGATGGACCACCACGCCGTGCTGGGCGTGCCCCGGGGCGCCACCGCGCAGGAGGTGAAGCAGGCCTATTACAACGCGTCCCGCCGCTTCCACCCGGACCGTTACTTCGGCAAGAACCTGGGCAGCTTCCGCGCGCGGCTGGAGCGCATCTTCAAGCGCCTCACCGACGCCCACAACGCCCTCAGTCGCCAGGAGCCGCCGCGCCCGCCCGCCGCGGCCCCGCCGCAGGCCGCCCCTCCGCCGCAGGCCGCGCGCCCGGCCCCTCCCGCGCCCCCGGTTCCGGGCCGGCGTCCCACGGCGGAGTCCTTCGCGGCCGTCACCCCGCCGCCTCCCGCCGAGCCCCCTCCGCCCGCCCCGGAGGACCCGGAGTCCGAGGCCCGCCGAGCCGAGCGGCAGGCCCGCTTCGCGCGCCACCCGTACATGGCGCGCAGCCACAAGCTCACGGAGCTCATCGCCCGGGGCAAGGCGGCCACCGCGCGCGGGGACTTCGAGCGGGCCTACCAGGACTTCAACCACGTCCTGGGCCTGGATCCGAAGAACCGCGAGGTCGCCTCGCTCCTGGTGGACGCGCGCCGCAAGCACGACCTGCACCGCGCCCAGACCGAGGTGGAGCGGGGGCAGGAGCTGGAGATGCGAGGGGACTTCAGCGGCGCGCAGGCGGCCTACAAGCTGGCCGTGTCGCTCAACGGGGACCACCCGGAGGCCTCCTATCAGGCCGCGCGCGTGGGGCGTGAGCTGGCGCAGGATCCGCAGGAGGTGCGGGCGCTCGCGCAGCGCGCGGTGGAGCTGAAGCCCGGCCGGGCGGACTACCAGCTGTTGCTCGCGCAGGTGCTCCTGGTCGCGGGGCAGAAGAAGCAGGCCAAGCACCACTTCGAGGAGGCCGTGCGCCTGGATCCGGACAACGCCGAGGCCCGCGCGGCCCTCAAGAAGCTGCGTTGGACGTTCTCGTGA
- a CDS encoding tetratricopeptide repeat protein: MNALRAKALVEAGLLLRLSGDMAGAEKLFVRALELDPDNARARRLLGRDGAPETAGANPGPGESGWNLAAPDQEADWGAWVGPSSPSPVEPLRDSVSLPEGTGTRGDALDLIAEAHRTQEFGLPETFVPVGVLPEGSEVESLLRGAEDLLSLDDHSGAVELLRRAQSLAPENPRVEALRDRSERILVSMLEARLGDLNRMPRVRLQPDDIIWLNLDHRAGFVLAQIDGAVSFDDLFALSGMSRLDTARILAQLLDEGIIAPGE; this comes from the coding sequence ATGAACGCCCTCCGGGCCAAGGCGCTGGTCGAAGCCGGGTTGCTGTTGCGACTGAGTGGCGACATGGCCGGCGCGGAGAAGCTGTTCGTCCGGGCCCTGGAGCTGGACCCGGACAACGCGCGCGCGCGCCGGCTCCTCGGGCGGGACGGCGCTCCGGAGACCGCGGGCGCGAACCCGGGGCCCGGGGAGTCCGGGTGGAACCTCGCGGCCCCCGACCAGGAAGCGGACTGGGGGGCATGGGTGGGCCCGTCGTCGCCCAGCCCCGTGGAGCCGCTGCGCGACTCGGTGAGCCTGCCGGAGGGGACGGGGACGCGAGGCGACGCGTTGGACCTCATCGCGGAGGCCCACCGCACGCAGGAGTTCGGCCTCCCGGAGACCTTCGTGCCCGTGGGCGTCCTGCCCGAGGGCTCGGAGGTGGAGAGCCTGCTCCGGGGAGCGGAGGACCTGCTGTCGCTGGACGACCACTCCGGCGCGGTGGAGCTGCTGCGCCGGGCGCAGTCCCTGGCGCCGGAGAATCCCCGCGTGGAGGCGCTGCGCGACCGCAGCGAGCGCATCCTGGTGTCCATGCTGGAGGCCCGCCTGGGCGACCTGAACCGCATGCCGCGCGTGCGGTTGCAGCCGGACGACATCATCTGGCTCAACCTGGACCACCGCGCGGGCTTCGTGCTCGCTCAAATCGACGGCGCGGTGAGCTTCGACGACCTCTTCGCGCTGTCGGGCATGTCGCGCCTGGACACCGCGCGCATCCTCGCGCAGCTGCTCGACGAGGGCATCATCGCCCCCGGCGAGTAG
- the dnaK gene encoding molecular chaperone DnaK, whose product MAAEPEPLIGIDLGTTNSLVATVQDGQPLIIKNRTGAPLTPSVVAVSKNGKRLVGGIAKRQAITNPQDTVSAAKRLIGRKFSSHPVQDALRALTYQVVCGQHDDVRIRLAGRDLAVPEVSAMILAELKADAEAHFGRPVTQAVITVPAYFNDGQRQATKDAGRIAGLEVLRIINEPTAAALAYGFGRTVNGKIAVLDLGGGTFDVSVLEINNGIFDVVATGGDTFLGGEDWDHRIIEWMVFGFAKEHGIDLRKDRMALQRLKDAAEKAKVELSSVKETQLHLPFICTPPGGGAALHLQSTLTREKLEDLTADLGERLVGITSEVLGEAKVRPSELKEVILVGGMSRMPRIVDQVRQYFRREPCKGVHAEEVVALGAAIQAHALVAQEGELLLLDVTPQSMGVAIAGGYVRRLIPRNTTVPTSATEVFATSKDFQRTVKIMVLQGEHELAHHNELLGEFLLTGLREAPRGQVEIEVTFDINAEGIVSVSARDRDTGLRQSITVTASSGLTEDELRRIMDEQRDWLVAARNTEELKSKRVELDILARDLVDALSRVRLLPGAGGLSPDVVAQAEAALAHARQARAAEDVGALTRACEALAQSLPLLRSAGPRGTPGR is encoded by the coding sequence ATGGCTGCTGAGCCCGAACCGCTGATTGGCATCGACCTGGGGACGACGAACAGCCTCGTCGCCACCGTGCAGGACGGTCAGCCCCTCATCATCAAGAACCGCACCGGCGCCCCCCTCACTCCGTCCGTGGTGGCGGTGTCGAAGAACGGCAAGCGCCTGGTGGGCGGCATCGCCAAGCGCCAGGCCATCACCAACCCGCAGGACACGGTGTCCGCGGCGAAGCGGCTCATCGGCCGCAAGTTCTCCTCGCACCCGGTGCAGGACGCGCTGCGCGCGCTGACGTACCAGGTGGTGTGCGGCCAGCACGACGACGTGCGCATCCGGCTGGCGGGCCGCGACCTGGCCGTCCCGGAGGTCAGCGCGATGATCCTCGCGGAGCTGAAGGCGGACGCGGAGGCGCACTTCGGCCGGCCCGTCACCCAGGCCGTCATCACCGTGCCCGCCTACTTCAACGACGGGCAGCGGCAGGCCACCAAGGACGCGGGCCGCATCGCGGGGCTGGAGGTCCTGCGCATCATCAACGAGCCCACCGCGGCGGCGCTGGCGTACGGCTTCGGGCGCACGGTGAACGGGAAGATCGCCGTGTTGGACCTGGGCGGCGGCACCTTCGACGTGTCGGTGCTGGAGATCAACAACGGCATCTTCGACGTGGTGGCCACCGGCGGGGACACCTTCCTGGGCGGCGAGGACTGGGACCACCGCATCATCGAGTGGATGGTCTTCGGCTTCGCCAAGGAACACGGCATCGACCTGCGCAAGGACCGGATGGCGCTCCAGCGGCTGAAGGACGCCGCGGAGAAGGCGAAGGTGGAGCTGTCGTCGGTGAAGGAGACGCAGCTGCACCTGCCCTTCATCTGCACCCCGCCGGGCGGAGGCGCCGCGCTGCACCTGCAGAGCACGCTCACCCGAGAGAAGCTGGAGGACCTGACGGCGGACCTGGGCGAGCGCCTGGTGGGCATCACGTCGGAGGTGCTGGGCGAGGCGAAGGTGCGCCCCTCGGAGCTGAAGGAGGTCATCCTCGTGGGGGGCATGTCGCGCATGCCTCGCATCGTGGATCAGGTGCGCCAGTACTTCCGCCGCGAGCCCTGCAAGGGCGTGCACGCCGAGGAGGTGGTGGCCCTGGGCGCCGCCATCCAGGCGCACGCCCTGGTGGCCCAGGAGGGAGAGCTGCTGCTGCTGGACGTCACCCCCCAGAGCATGGGCGTGGCGATCGCGGGCGGTTACGTGCGCCGCCTGATTCCGCGCAACACCACCGTGCCCACGTCCGCCACGGAGGTGTTCGCCACCTCCAAGGACTTCCAGCGCACGGTGAAGATCATGGTGCTCCAGGGCGAGCACGAGCTGGCGCACCACAACGAGCTCCTGGGGGAGTTCCTCCTCACCGGCCTGCGCGAGGCGCCGCGCGGACAGGTGGAGATCGAGGTGACGTTCGACATCAACGCGGAGGGCATCGTCTCCGTCTCCGCGCGGGACCGCGACACGGGCCTGCGCCAGTCCATCACCGTCACCGCCTCCAGCGGCCTCACCGAGGACGAGCTGCGCCGCATCATGGACGAGCAGCGCGACTGGCTGGTGGCGGCGCGCAACACGGAAGAGCTGAAGTCGAAGCGCGTGGAGCTGGACATCCTGGCCCGTGACCTGGTGGACGCGCTCTCCCGAGTCCGGCTCCTGCCCGGGGCCGGAGGGCTGTCCCCCGACGTCGTCGCCCAAGCGGAGGCCGCCCTGGCCCACGCGCGCCAGGCGCGCGCCGCCGAGGACGTGGGGGCGCTCACCCGGGCCTGCGAGGCGCTCGCCCAGAGCCTGCCGCTGCTGCGCTCGGCCGGACCGCGCGGAACACCGGGGAGGTAG
- a CDS encoding aspartate aminotransferase family protein produces the protein MRYTTLPQPSPSPASTPPGNDTLIQKAKQHLLQNYKQQPIALVRGQGTRVWDADGKAYLDCIGGIAVCALGHCHPEVVAAAKAQLDTLWHVSNVFYSQPQIDLAAQLTDWVGLPRAFFCNSGAEANEALLKLARKVMKDRGTPERYEVLSFEKSFHGRTLATVTATGQPKYHVGFEPLPQGFKHVPYGDLEAVRRAVGPATAAILVEPIQGEGGVRMAPPGFLQGLRALCDEQGLLLLVDEVQTGMGRTGLPFGFMHDGIQPDAISVAKALGNGLPMGAMLCREELARSLTPGTHGTTFGGNLVSAAAANVVLRLLRQPGLLAEVQAKGEHFLAGARALQAALPQGRIQAVRGRGLLLGIELDREVAPVIAKLRDAGLLVNSAGEVTLRFAPALIISQNELDEALGILQRVLASL, from the coding sequence GTGAGGTACACCACCTTGCCGCAACCGTCGCCGTCTCCCGCGTCCACCCCTCCTGGCAACGACACCCTCATCCAGAAGGCCAAGCAGCACCTGCTGCAGAACTACAAGCAGCAGCCCATCGCCCTGGTGCGTGGGCAGGGCACCCGGGTGTGGGACGCGGATGGCAAGGCGTACCTGGACTGCATCGGCGGCATCGCGGTGTGCGCCCTGGGCCACTGCCACCCGGAGGTGGTCGCGGCGGCGAAGGCGCAGCTGGACACGCTCTGGCACGTGTCCAACGTCTTCTACTCGCAGCCGCAGATCGACCTGGCCGCGCAGCTCACCGACTGGGTGGGCCTGCCGCGCGCGTTCTTCTGCAACTCCGGCGCGGAGGCCAACGAGGCGCTCCTCAAGCTCGCGCGCAAGGTGATGAAGGACCGGGGTACGCCGGAGCGCTACGAGGTCCTCTCCTTCGAGAAGAGCTTCCACGGCCGCACGCTGGCCACCGTCACCGCCACCGGCCAGCCGAAGTACCACGTCGGCTTCGAGCCGCTGCCCCAGGGCTTCAAGCACGTGCCCTACGGCGACCTGGAGGCGGTGCGCCGCGCCGTGGGCCCCGCCACCGCCGCCATCCTGGTGGAGCCCATCCAGGGCGAAGGCGGCGTGCGCATGGCGCCCCCCGGCTTCCTCCAGGGCCTGCGCGCGCTGTGCGACGAGCAGGGCCTGCTGCTGCTCGTGGACGAGGTGCAGACGGGCATGGGGCGCACCGGCCTGCCCTTTGGCTTCATGCACGACGGCATCCAGCCGGACGCCATCAGCGTCGCCAAGGCCCTGGGCAACGGCCTGCCCATGGGCGCCATGCTGTGCCGCGAGGAACTGGCCAGGAGCCTGACGCCCGGCACCCACGGCACCACCTTCGGCGGCAACCTGGTCTCCGCCGCCGCCGCCAACGTGGTGCTGCGGCTGCTGCGGCAGCCCGGCCTGCTGGCGGAGGTGCAGGCCAAGGGAGAGCACTTCCTCGCCGGCGCCCGGGCGCTCCAGGCCGCCCTGCCGCAGGGCCGCATCCAGGCCGTGCGAGGCCGCGGCCTGCTCCTGGGCATCGAGCTGGACCGGGAGGTGGCCCCCGTCATCGCGAAGCTGCGCGATGCCGGACTGCTGGTGAACTCGGCGGGCGAAGTCACGCTGCGCTTCGCCCCGGCGCTCATCATCTCCCAGAACGAACTGGACGAAGCGCTGGGCATCCTCCAGCGTGTATTGGCCTCTCTGTAG
- a CDS encoding FAS1-like dehydratase domain-containing protein: protein MALDPKFVGRAYGPFTYEIGREKLREFSLLLGGSVPSAGTFGEPPAHVSPLLYSREAAQAGPYGDIIAFPSFAVVFAIRPFSAAIADPELGVDRVRLVHGEQELEFLGVMRPGDVLTTTGHITELYRKAGMDFLVVTTETRNASGEPVVRGVWTAVIRSA, encoded by the coding sequence ATGGCCCTGGACCCGAAATTCGTCGGCCGTGCCTACGGCCCCTTCACCTACGAGATTGGCCGGGAGAAGCTGCGCGAGTTCTCCCTCCTCCTCGGAGGCTCCGTGCCCTCCGCGGGCACCTTCGGCGAGCCCCCCGCCCATGTCAGCCCCCTGCTCTATTCGCGGGAAGCCGCGCAGGCGGGCCCCTACGGCGACATCATCGCCTTCCCCAGCTTCGCGGTGGTCTTCGCCATCCGCCCCTTCAGCGCCGCCATCGCGGACCCGGAGCTGGGCGTGGACCGCGTGCGGCTGGTGCACGGCGAACAGGAGCTGGAATTCCTGGGCGTGATGCGCCCGGGCGACGTGCTCACCACCACGGGCCACATCACCGAGCTGTATCGCAAGGCCGGGATGGACTTCCTCGTCGTCACCACGGAGACCCGCAACGCCAGCGGCGAGCCCGTGGTGCGCGGCGTGTGGACCGCTGTCATCCGCTCCGCGTGA
- a CDS encoding MaoC family dehydratase, whose translation MARTFQVGDTFTHVRQCDRLRPVYYAGASGDYNPIHLDPEVGRLAGFNGVILQGLCTLGWAVEAVAVFVGDPGLVRRVKVRFSRPVLPEDTVTFQGRVTAVADGRMSTEVTATNQRGEPVLRGAVVETSLG comes from the coding sequence ATGGCACGCACGTTCCAGGTGGGAGACACCTTCACCCACGTCCGCCAGTGCGACCGGCTGAGGCCGGTGTATTACGCGGGCGCTTCCGGGGACTACAACCCCATCCACCTCGACCCGGAGGTGGGCAGACTCGCCGGCTTCAACGGCGTCATCCTCCAGGGACTCTGCACCCTGGGCTGGGCCGTGGAGGCCGTGGCCGTCTTCGTGGGCGACCCAGGCCTCGTGCGCCGCGTGAAGGTGCGCTTCTCCCGGCCCGTGCTGCCCGAGGACACCGTCACCTTCCAAGGCCGCGTCACCGCCGTCGCGGACGGACGGATGAGCACCGAAGTCACCGCCACCAACCAGCGCGGCGAGCCCGTCCTCCGGGGCGCCGTCGTGGAAACCTCGCTCGGATAG